In a single window of the Mus musculus strain C57BL/6J chromosome 6, GRCm38.p6 C57BL/6J genome:
- the Med21 gene encoding mediator of RNA polymerase II transcription subunit 21, which yields MADRLTQLQDAVNSLADQFCNAIGVLQQCGPPASFSNIQTAINKDQPANPTEEYAQLFAALIARTAKDIDVLIDSLPSEESTAALQAASLYKLEEENHEAATCLEDVVYRGDMLLEKIQSALADIAQSQLKTRSVTHSHSLPDS from the exons ATGGCGGATAGACTCACTCAGCTGCAGGACGCTGTGAACTCG CTTGCAGATCAGTTTTGTAATGCCATTGGTGTATTACAGCagtgtggtcctcctgcctcttttAGTAACAttcaaacagcaattaataaagATCAACCAGCCAATCCTACAGAAG agtatgCTCAGCTTTTTGCAGCACTGATTGCACGAACAGCAAAAGATATTGATGTTTTGATAGATTCCTTACCCAGTGAAGAGTCTACAGCTGCTTTACAG GCTGCTAGCTTATATAAGCTAGAAGAAGAAAATCACGAAGCTGCTACATGTCTGGAGGATGTTGTTTATCGAGGAGACATGCTTCTGGAGAAGATCCAAAGTGCACTTGCTGACATTGCACAGTCACAGCTGAAGACCAGAAGTGTTACCCATAGTCACTCTCTCCCAGACTCATAG